A stretch of Vannielia litorea DNA encodes these proteins:
- a CDS encoding patatin-like phospholipase family protein encodes MAGKKKLAVNLALQGGGAHGAFTWGVLDRLLETGDFEVAAISGTSAGAVNGAALKAGLVRGLASGDVDEGNRLARANLDWLWEQMGALPDNALTQWLAPFAPPAEVVSRMIEFSPLYWMSETAARIASPYSLGPLYDNPLRKVVEAFDYTHVCHARGPDFFVSATNVRTGRIRVFRGEEITANVILASACLPTVFRAVQARDPVTLTEEFWWDGGYTGNPALFPLYARHLPDDVIIININPLEREELPQTPQDIANRVNEISFNAALMSELRAIAFAHRLIESGTLAEGAMKNVRVHMISDDDLMNDLSVATKTVPNPYVMSELKEAGRRAAARFLSEHGPKVGKESSIDLAAIYGDGLGRTFDH; translated from the coding sequence ATGGCCGGCAAGAAGAAACTTGCAGTCAATCTCGCACTCCAGGGGGGAGGGGCCCATGGCGCCTTCACCTGGGGCGTGCTCGACAGGCTGCTTGAAACCGGCGATTTCGAGGTGGCGGCGATCTCCGGCACCTCCGCCGGGGCGGTCAACGGCGCGGCGCTGAAGGCCGGCCTGGTGCGCGGGCTGGCCAGTGGCGACGTGGACGAGGGCAACCGCCTGGCCCGCGCCAACCTCGATTGGCTCTGGGAGCAGATGGGCGCACTGCCCGACAACGCGCTCACGCAATGGCTCGCGCCCTTTGCCCCGCCCGCCGAGGTGGTCAGCCGGATGATCGAGTTCTCGCCGCTCTACTGGATGAGCGAAACCGCCGCCCGCATCGCCTCGCCCTACAGCCTGGGTCCGCTCTACGACAACCCGCTGCGCAAGGTCGTCGAAGCCTTCGATTACACCCACGTCTGCCACGCGAGAGGCCCCGATTTCTTCGTCTCCGCCACCAACGTCCGCACCGGCCGCATAAGGGTGTTTCGCGGCGAGGAGATCACCGCCAACGTGATCCTCGCCTCTGCCTGCCTGCCCACCGTCTTCCGCGCCGTGCAGGCCAGGGATCCGGTCACCCTGACCGAGGAGTTCTGGTGGGATGGCGGCTACACCGGCAATCCGGCACTGTTTCCGCTCTACGCCCGGCACCTGCCCGACGACGTGATCATCATCAACATCAACCCGCTGGAGCGCGAGGAACTGCCCCAGACCCCGCAGGACATCGCCAACCGGGTGAACGAGATCAGCTTCAACGCGGCGCTGATGAGCGAGTTGCGCGCCATCGCCTTTGCCCATCGGCTGATCGAGAGCGGCACGCTGGCCGAAGGGGCGATGAAGAACGTCCGCGTCCACATGATCTCGGACGACGACCTGATGAACGACCTATCGGTGGCCACCAAGACCGTGCCCAATCCCTATGTCATGAGCGAGCTGAAGGAGGCCGGCCGCCGCGCGGCAGCGCGCTTCCTCAGCGAGCATGGGCCGAAAGTCGGCAAGGAGAGCAGCATTGATCTCGCCGCGATCTACGGCGACGGGTTGGGCCGCACCTTCGACCACTGA
- a CDS encoding DUF502 domain-containing protein, producing MAKTPPHHDNPLDPKPYRRPGWLAGLRSSFFTGLVVVGPVAVTIWLIWTVVGWVDGVVMPFVPGGYHPETLVNRFFNCEGCEPIRVNIRGVGVVVFLLFTVFVGWMAKGFLGRSFLRWAESLVDRMPVVRSIYNGLKQIAETVFAQTETTFDKACLVQYPRNGIWAIAFISTKAKGEIAKKAPPEEDMLSVFLPTTPNPTSGFLLFVPRSDVIILDMSVEDAAKLVISAGLVYPSDKIPSALPGAAEAVSEVEKKKGAA from the coding sequence ATGGCAAAAACGCCACCGCACCATGACAATCCGCTCGACCCCAAACCCTACCGGCGCCCCGGTTGGCTCGCGGGGCTTCGGTCGTCGTTCTTTACCGGCCTCGTCGTCGTCGGCCCCGTTGCGGTCACCATCTGGCTGATCTGGACGGTCGTCGGCTGGGTCGATGGCGTGGTGATGCCCTTCGTGCCGGGCGGCTATCACCCCGAAACCCTGGTGAACCGCTTCTTCAACTGCGAGGGCTGCGAGCCGATCCGGGTGAACATCCGGGGCGTCGGCGTTGTGGTCTTCCTGCTCTTCACGGTCTTCGTGGGCTGGATGGCCAAGGGATTTCTGGGGCGCTCCTTCCTGCGATGGGCCGAGAGCCTGGTGGACCGGATGCCGGTGGTTCGCTCCATCTACAACGGGCTGAAACAGATCGCGGAGACGGTCTTTGCCCAGACCGAGACCACCTTCGACAAGGCCTGTCTCGTGCAGTATCCGCGCAACGGGATCTGGGCGATTGCCTTCATTTCCACCAAGGCCAAGGGTGAAATCGCCAAGAAGGCTCCGCCGGAGGAGGACATGCTCTCGGTCTTCCTGCCGACCACGCCGAACCCGACCTCGGGCTTTCTGCTCTTCGTGCCGCGCTCGGATGTGATCATCCTCGACATGTCGGTGGAAGATGCGGCCAAGCTGGTGATCTCGGCAGGGCTCGTCTACCCCTCCGACAAGATCCCCTCGGCCCTACCCGGCGCGGCGGAGGCGGTGAGCGAGGTGGAGAAGAAGAAGGGCGCGGCCTGA
- a CDS encoding YrhB domain-containing protein, translated as MAGERITEEAARALVEEEIFKDSDHDFVIEEDRTLERTYGWIFFYNTRAFLASGDPNDTMPGTGPIAVLHDGSVVPMPSSMPPAQAILRFEEMLEDPEMQPEDWK; from the coding sequence ATGGCCGGGGAACGGATTACCGAAGAGGCGGCAAGGGCGCTGGTCGAGGAGGAGATCTTCAAGGACAGCGACCATGACTTTGTCATCGAGGAGGACCGCACGCTGGAGCGGACCTATGGCTGGATCTTCTTTTACAACACCCGTGCCTTCCTGGCCTCGGGCGACCCGAACGACACCATGCCGGGCACCGGCCCCATCGCGGTGCTGCACGATGGCTCGGTGGTGCCGATGCCCAGCTCGATGCCGCCGGCCCAGGCGATCCTGCGGTTCGAGGAGATGCTCGAAGACCCCGAGATGCAGCCCGAGGACTGGAAGTAG
- a CDS encoding PAAR domain-containing protein, with protein MVFAARLLDFHACPMVTPGVPPIPHVGGPILPTCSINVITCNMPQARQTDKAFCVGPPDIIVFGSPTVLVNNLPAARMGDPCSHGGAITSGCPTVHIGLVYVPGTMLQSAAMGVNPSGSVVNCGNSIDAVLDRLDGTDPNAVAPATRDGLFSDIEARHGTTLGWNSSFQDAFDAVQAGGPGTRAIVGIRYSGGGSHVVVMANDGGTVGIVESQDWGPGNRREVITDAGRANTRYNGDGGSNVGWGIVP; from the coding sequence ATGGTGTTTGCAGCCCGACTGCTGGATTTTCATGCCTGCCCGATGGTGACCCCGGGGGTGCCTCCCATTCCGCATGTGGGCGGGCCGATCCTTCCGACCTGTTCGATCAACGTGATCACCTGCAACATGCCGCAGGCCCGGCAGACCGACAAGGCGTTCTGCGTGGGCCCGCCCGACATCATCGTGTTCGGATCGCCCACGGTGCTGGTCAACAACCTGCCCGCCGCCCGCATGGGCGACCCCTGCTCGCATGGCGGCGCGATCACCTCGGGCTGCCCGACCGTGCATATCGGGCTGGTTTATGTGCCGGGCACGATGTTGCAGAGCGCCGCCATGGGGGTGAACCCCTCGGGCAGCGTGGTCAACTGCGGCAACTCGATCGACGCGGTGCTGGACCGGCTCGACGGGACCGACCCGAACGCCGTGGCCCCGGCCACGCGGGACGGTCTGTTCTCGGATATCGAGGCCCGGCACGGCACCACGCTGGGCTGGAACTCGAGCTTTCAGGATGCCTTCGACGCGGTGCAGGCCGGCGGGCCGGGCACGCGGGCAATCGTGGGGATCCGCTACTCGGGCGGCGGCAGCCATGTTGTGGTGATGGCCAATGACGGCGGCACCGTGGGCATCGTCGAGAGCCAGGACTGGGGCCCCGGAAACCGGAGAGAGGTGATCACCGATGCAGGACGCGCGAACACGCGCTACAATGGCGATGGCGGCAGCAATGTTGGCTGGGGCATTGTGCCTTGA
- a CDS encoding PfkB family carbohydrate kinase — MAAPSILCIGSVLWDVIGRTPASMRLGADVPGRISRIPGGVALNIAMALRRAGLSPVLLSSVGRDGPGDELVARCKLLGLDTAYLHRSDDLPTDTYMAIEGAGGLVAALADAHSLEAAGDRILAPLRDGRLGSAEAPYPGLIALDGNLTETLLAEIAESPLFAAADLRVAPASPGKAERLLPLLGHGGTTLYLNREEAGLLAQRVFEDAESAARALVARGAGRVLVTDGGAATCDASAEACHVSSPPPVMVERVTGAGDTFMAAHIAAEAEGKDRVEALAHAQAVTAAYVSGETRL; from the coding sequence ATGGCTGCGCCCTCCATCCTCTGCATCGGCTCCGTCCTGTGGGACGTGATCGGCCGCACCCCCGCCTCGATGCGGCTGGGGGCGGACGTGCCGGGGCGGATCTCCCGTATTCCGGGCGGCGTGGCGCTGAACATCGCCATGGCGCTGCGCCGCGCGGGCCTGTCTCCGGTGCTGCTGAGTTCCGTGGGCCGTGACGGGCCGGGCGACGAGCTGGTGGCACGCTGCAAGCTCCTGGGGCTCGACACCGCCTATCTGCACCGCTCCGATGATCTGCCGACCGACACCTACATGGCGATCGAGGGCGCAGGCGGGCTGGTGGCGGCGCTGGCGGATGCCCATTCGCTCGAAGCCGCGGGCGACCGGATCCTGGCGCCGCTGCGCGACGGGCGGCTGGGGAGCGCCGAGGCCCCCTACCCCGGCCTGATCGCGCTCGATGGCAACCTGACCGAGACGCTGCTGGCCGAGATCGCCGAGAGCCCGCTGTTTGCCGCCGCCGACCTGCGGGTGGCGCCCGCCTCGCCCGGCAAGGCCGAGAGGCTGCTGCCGCTGCTGGGCCATGGCGGCACCACGCTCTACCTCAACCGCGAGGAGGCCGGGTTGCTGGCGCAGCGGGTGTTCGAAGATGCCGAGAGCGCCGCACGGGCGCTGGTGGCGCGCGGCGCGGGCCGGGTGCTGGTGACCGACGGCGGCGCGGCGACCTGCGATGCCTCCGCCGAAGCCTGCCACGTTTCCAGCCCGCCGCCGGTGATGGTGGAACGCGTGACCGGCGCGGGCGACACGTTCATGGCGGCCCACATCGCCGCCGAGGCCGAGGGCAAGGACCGGGTCGAGGCGCTGGCCCATGCCCAGGCCGTGACCGCGGCCTACGTATCTGGAGAGACCCGACTGTGA
- a CDS encoding pseudouridine-5'-phosphate glycosidase, which yields MNMSPEVSDALSENRSVVALESTIITHGMPYPQNVETARQVENDIRAGNAVPATIAVLEGTLCIGLGDAQLDALGQARGVAKLSRADMAHCMATGGTGATTVAATMIGARLAGIEVFATGGIGGVHRGAELSFDISADLQELAKTPVSVVAAGAKAILDIPKTLEVLETLGVPVITMGQDEVPAFWSRRSGLASPLRADSAAQVAAAHVMRGKMGLEGGQLVANPIPAEAEIAAEELAPVIAEAIAAAEAQGIAAKAVTPFLLDRIFHATGGRSLTANIALVRHNARLAAEIAGEIIKIRAESAR from the coding sequence ATGAATATGTCGCCGGAAGTGTCTGACGCGCTGTCCGAAAACCGCTCGGTCGTGGCGCTGGAAAGCACGATCATCACCCATGGGATGCCCTACCCGCAGAACGTGGAGACGGCGCGGCAGGTGGAGAATGACATTCGCGCGGGCAATGCGGTGCCCGCGACCATCGCGGTGCTGGAGGGCACGCTTTGCATCGGGCTGGGCGACGCGCAGCTCGATGCGCTCGGGCAGGCCCGCGGCGTGGCCAAGCTCTCCCGCGCCGACATGGCCCATTGCATGGCGACCGGCGGCACCGGGGCCACCACGGTGGCGGCGACGATGATCGGTGCCCGGCTGGCGGGGATCGAGGTGTTTGCGACCGGCGGGATCGGCGGCGTGCATCGTGGGGCCGAGCTGAGCTTCGACATTTCGGCCGACCTTCAGGAGCTGGCGAAGACCCCGGTGAGCGTGGTTGCCGCCGGGGCCAAGGCGATCCTCGACATTCCCAAGACGCTGGAAGTTCTGGAGACCCTTGGCGTTCCGGTCATTACCATGGGGCAGGACGAGGTGCCGGCCTTCTGGTCACGCCGCTCGGGCCTGGCCTCGCCGCTGCGGGCCGACTCCGCGGCCCAGGTGGCGGCCGCGCATGTGATGCGCGGGAAGATGGGGCTGGAGGGTGGCCAGCTGGTGGCCAACCCGATCCCGGCTGAAGCCGAGATCGCGGCGGAGGAACTGGCGCCCGTGATCGCCGAGGCGATTGCCGCTGCCGAGGCGCAGGGGATCGCGGCGAAGGCGGTGACTCCCTTCCTGCTCGACCGGATCTTTCATGCCACCGGGGGGCGATCCCTGACCGCCAATATCGCGCTGGTGCGCCACAACGCCCGGCTCGCTGCCGAAATCGCAGGCGAAATCATCAAAATCCGGGCGGAATCGGCGCGTTGA